Proteins from a genomic interval of Trifolium pratense cultivar HEN17-A07 linkage group LG6, ARS_RC_1.1, whole genome shotgun sequence:
- the LOC123889999 gene encoding tryptophan synthase alpha chain-like, with protein MAIALKSFCFLHLKKPETDFPVGFSSKKATIISVKRYTSMSASAIRTSGAVSISETFKKLKKQGKVALIPYITAGDPDLSTTAEALKVLDSCGSDIIELGVPYSDPLADGPVIQAASTRSLARGTNFDSIISMLKGVVPELCTPIALFTYYNPILKRGTEKFMSIVRDTGVHGLVVPDVPLEETEILRTEAKKKGIELVLLTTPTTPEYRMKAIVDGAEGFVYLVSSLGVTGTRASISGRVQALLQEIKESTTKPVAVGFGISTAEQVKQVAGWGADGVIVGSAMVKLLGEAKTPEEGLKELENFTLSLRSALD; from the exons ATGGCCATTGCACTGAAATCATTTTGCTTCTTACACTTGAAGAAACCTGAAACCGATTTTCCGGTCGGTTTTTCTTCCAAGAAAGCTACTATAATCTCAGTTAAAAGATACACTTCGATGTCTGCTAGTGCTATCAGAACCAGTGGAGCAGTTAGCATCTCTGAAACATTCAAAAAGCTGAAGAAACAAGGAAAA GTGGCATTAATTCCATATATCACAGCTGGTGATCCTGATCTTTCAACCACAGCAGAAGCATTGAAAGTTCTTGATTCATGTGGATCTGACATTATTGAGCTCGGTGTTCCTTACTCCGATCCTTTGGCAGATGGTCCTGTTATTCAGGCTGCTTCAACAAGATCTTTAGCAAGGGGGACCAATTTTGATTCAATTATTTCAATGCTGAAGGGG GTAGTTCCAGAATTATGTACTCCAATTGCATTGTTTACTTATTACAATCCAATACTGAAGCGTGGTACCGAGAAATTTATGTCCATTGTAAGAGACACCGGTGTTCATG GACTTGTAGTCCCTGATGTTCCTCTGGAAGAGACAGAAATTTTAAGgacagaagctaagaagaagggAATTGAACTGGTACTACTCACAACACCTACCACACCGGAATACCGAATGAAAGCCATTGTTGATGGCGCGGAAGGATTCGTGTATCTT GTGAGCTCTTTGGGGGTCACCGGAACACGAGCATCAATTAGTGGTAGAGTTCAAGCTCTTCTGCAGGAAATCAAAGAG TCAACAACTAAGCCAGTGGCAGTAGGATTTGGGATATCAACAGCTGAGCAAGTAAAGCAG GTTGCGGGATGGGGAGCTGATGGTGTGATTGTTGGAAGTGCTATGGTGAAGTTGCTTGGTGAAGCCAAAACTCCTGAAGAGGGATTGAAAGAACTGGAAAATTTCACTCTCTCCTTAAGATCAGCACTTGATTGA